A single Bifidobacterium scardovii JCM 12489 = DSM 13734 DNA region contains:
- a CDS encoding thiamine pyrophosphate-binding protein, which produces MKYSNEKNSQIIVSLLKQHGVRKVIASPGSANMAIVVTLQNDPFFEIYSSVDERSAAYMACGLAETSGETVAITCTGATASRNYLPGLTEAYYRKLPVVAITAFRGGADMIGQLVPQNIDRTQIQHDVALISVDVPVVKDEEDALYANRLVNQALLETKRHGGGPVHINVAALYGNTFFDGDVPKSRCIHRYYAHDDFPAIKPDVKVAVFCGAITRFTAKEQQTLSDFIKSHNSVVLCDHSVNYCGEGKVLSSLVSENATNPDLYPDLIIHIGEVSGDYPTMGVLQSSGAEVWRVSEDGEIRDYFGRLTNVFECSLSDFFGQYDSSLSSTHDYYNAWARRRKELVSWMPEFPYSHRWIAQKTSLLIPDNSILHFAILNSLRTWNCFELPEHVRCFCNTGGFGIDGAISTMLGSALADPGKLNILVTGDLAFFYDMNALGNRHVLNNVRILLINNGTGGEFHMPYSSGSALGDTIDPYVAATGHYQWKSYDEYAVKPSSSPAGQWAESLGFTYIAAHSKSDFEQSISDFLDTNSKTPILMECFTFIDDDALAAKMIGDLDPTQRKKQEIRATVKKMLPKGVLETIKHIKK; this is translated from the coding sequence ATGAAATATAGTAATGAAAAAAATTCTCAGATCATTGTTTCTCTATTGAAACAACATGGAGTTCGGAAGGTCATTGCTTCTCCCGGGTCTGCAAATATGGCCATTGTCGTAACTTTGCAGAACGATCCTTTCTTTGAAATATATTCCAGCGTAGATGAGCGTTCGGCGGCGTATATGGCTTGTGGTCTTGCTGAAACAAGTGGAGAGACGGTGGCGATTACCTGCACGGGTGCTACAGCTTCAAGAAACTATTTACCGGGACTTACCGAGGCGTACTATCGGAAACTGCCTGTTGTTGCTATTACGGCATTTCGTGGTGGTGCTGACATGATTGGACAACTTGTTCCGCAGAATATCGACAGGACGCAGATACAACATGATGTTGCACTGATATCTGTGGACGTGCCAGTTGTTAAAGATGAGGAAGATGCGTTATATGCGAATCGTCTGGTTAATCAGGCTCTTCTTGAAACAAAGCGACACGGCGGTGGTCCAGTACATATTAATGTTGCGGCATTATACGGTAACACTTTCTTTGATGGTGATGTGCCGAAATCAAGATGTATTCACCGGTACTACGCTCATGATGATTTTCCTGCAATCAAGCCGGATGTTAAAGTTGCGGTTTTCTGTGGTGCGATAACGAGGTTCACGGCTAAGGAGCAGCAGACGTTATCTGATTTTATTAAGAGCCATAATTCTGTTGTACTTTGTGATCATTCCGTGAACTATTGTGGAGAGGGAAAAGTTCTTTCTTCCTTGGTTAGTGAGAATGCTACCAATCCAGATTTGTATCCGGATCTCATTATCCATATTGGTGAGGTTTCTGGCGATTATCCTACAATGGGAGTTCTGCAATCTTCTGGCGCAGAAGTATGGAGAGTCTCTGAAGATGGCGAGATCCGTGATTATTTTGGTCGTCTTACTAATGTATTCGAATGTTCTCTGTCGGATTTCTTTGGACAATACGATTCTTCGTTGTCAAGTACGCATGATTATTACAATGCATGGGCACGCCGCCGCAAAGAATTAGTTTCGTGGATGCCTGAGTTCCCCTACTCGCATCGTTGGATTGCTCAGAAGACCTCATTGCTGATTCCAGATAATTCTATTCTGCATTTTGCAATCTTAAATAGTCTAAGAACTTGGAACTGTTTTGAACTTCCAGAGCATGTTCGGTGCTTCTGCAATACCGGTGGATTCGGTATTGATGGGGCTATTTCAACGATGTTGGGTTCAGCTTTGGCTGATCCTGGTAAGCTGAATATATTAGTTACCGGCGATTTGGCTTTCTTCTATGATATGAACGCATTGGGTAACCGACATGTATTAAACAATGTGAGGATACTCTTGATTAATAATGGGACAGGTGGGGAGTTTCATATGCCATACTCTTCTGGCAGTGCCCTCGGAGATACTATCGATCCATATGTTGCGGCAACGGGGCATTACCAGTGGAAGTCGTATGATGAGTATGCAGTAAAACCATCATCATCACCGGCAGGACAGTGGGCTGAATCGCTCGGCTTCACGTATATTGCAGCGCATAGCAAATCAGATTTCGAACAAAGTATCAGCGATTTCTTGGATACGAATAGTAAGACTCCGATACTCATGGAATGCTTCACATTCATTGATGATGATGCTTTAGCCGCAAAAATGATTGGTGACCTTGATCCGACCCAGAGGAAAAAGCAAGAAATTCGTGCCACTGTCAAAAAGATGCTTCCCAAGGGAGTTCTTGAGACAATCAAGCATATTAAAAAGTAA
- a CDS encoding glycosyltransferase family 2 protein, producing MKPLVSIIVPVFNVEKFLDKCISSIVSQTYSHLEIIVVDDGSTDSSPEKCDQWAEKDERIRVLHQENKGLPGARETGVCSSTGEYVLFVDSDDWIAERSVELLMECAISSNVDIVYFDFNRVSDIEDVSVHNARDGFPDERRVSGSEALQMLLNGKLGWNIWRMMIRSTVFENSDVVFPIGVMMGEDLDLSYQVLGYAKSVYFLPYSLYYYYDRPSSSVNTVTMKTRDKAMSDLMIVYGNLEKYIASYYPEFVNLCNAMVVTQFFSYLSEIIAKRENDPSVKRWKNMLRLRILQYGHGLSLMGKKNLIRIFVVWSKILWIHPIACFFYKRVEKSR from the coding sequence ATGAAGCCATTAGTAAGTATTATTGTTCCAGTTTTTAATGTTGAGAAGTTTCTTGATAAATGTATCAGTAGTATCGTTTCTCAGACATATTCTCATCTTGAAATCATTGTTGTTGATGACGGCTCCACGGACTCATCTCCTGAGAAATGCGATCAGTGGGCTGAAAAAGATGAGCGAATTAGAGTTTTGCATCAAGAAAACAAAGGATTACCTGGAGCAAGAGAGACTGGTGTTTGTTCTTCGACAGGTGAATATGTCTTGTTTGTTGACTCTGATGATTGGATTGCTGAGCGTTCGGTAGAGTTGCTTATGGAATGTGCTATATCCAGCAATGTAGATATAGTATATTTTGATTTTAATAGAGTTTCTGATATTGAAGATGTTTCTGTTCATAATGCAAGAGATGGTTTTCCTGATGAACGACGTGTGTCGGGTTCTGAAGCTCTTCAAATGTTATTGAACGGTAAATTAGGCTGGAATATTTGGAGAATGATGATCCGGTCTACAGTGTTTGAGAATTCTGATGTTGTCTTTCCCATTGGTGTGATGATGGGAGAGGACTTAGATCTTTCATATCAAGTTTTGGGTTATGCGAAGAGTGTATACTTTCTTCCTTATTCTTTATATTACTATTATGATCGACCATCATCTTCGGTGAACACTGTGACAATGAAGACTCGCGATAAGGCCATGTCTGATTTGATGATAGTTTATGGAAATTTGGAAAAATATATTGCATCATATTATCCTGAGTTTGTTAATTTATGTAATGCGATGGTTGTGACGCAGTTTTTTTCTTATTTGTCTGAAATTATTGCAAAAAGAGAAAATGACCCTTCTGTAAAAAGATGGAAAAATATGTTGAGATTGAGGATTCTACAGTATGGCCATGGCCTCTCTCTGATGGGTAAAAAGAATTTGATACGAATATTCGTTGTATGGTCCAAAATTTTATGGATACATCCTATTGCTTGTTTCTTCTACAAACGGGTTGAAAAGTCTCGATGA
- a CDS encoding glycosyltransferase family 2 protein, with product MKNMLDTEVVHVVIPIYNVCDYVDECVESIVDQLYRNLDIILVDDGSTDGSQDCCDKWAQHDKRIRVVHQTNQGLSAARNTGLKMISDGFVFFIDSDDKITSSYMIGSCVERMKRTKQDIVFFGYHEGTSLENSDSIQLTDSEEIVPDLLLKIASAQVHSYAWHFMSKTALYKDISFPDGRMAEDLATTYKIVARAEHGLFVPECYYFYRQRSGSIVHKKTSYDHIKYYMDEMASYHEMIEFLKEYDHSIYVAGYNAFLKHFISHLGFAKQADVIKWLKDTICNECVKMPSDVIDNNNKFKLFLIKLSLFRFIFNFVVPLKKMIVKH from the coding sequence ATGAAGAATATGCTCGATACTGAAGTTGTGCATGTTGTCATTCCGATATATAACGTTTGTGATTATGTAGATGAATGCGTAGAAAGCATTGTTGATCAGTTGTACCGTAATCTGGATATCATACTTGTTGATGACGGATCAACAGACGGTAGTCAAGATTGTTGTGACAAATGGGCTCAGCACGATAAAAGAATCCGGGTCGTGCATCAGACCAACCAAGGTCTTTCTGCAGCTAGAAACACAGGATTAAAAATGATCAGCGATGGTTTTGTCTTTTTCATTGATTCTGATGATAAAATAACCTCATCGTACATGATTGGTTCCTGCGTAGAGAGAATGAAGAGAACTAAGCAAGATATTGTTTTCTTTGGATATCACGAGGGTACTTCTTTAGAAAATAGCGATTCCATACAATTAACTGACTCAGAAGAAATTGTTCCGGATTTGTTATTGAAAATAGCGAGTGCTCAAGTACATAGCTATGCTTGGCATTTTATGTCTAAAACAGCTTTATATAAGGATATTTCTTTTCCTGATGGTAGAATGGCAGAAGATCTGGCGACAACGTACAAGATCGTCGCGAGGGCAGAGCACGGATTGTTTGTTCCTGAGTGCTACTACTTCTATCGACAACGATCTGGATCGATTGTGCATAAAAAGACTTCGTATGATCATATTAAATACTATATGGATGAAATGGCTTCATATCATGAAATGATCGAGTTTCTTAAAGAATATGATCATAGTATTTATGTTGCCGGGTATAATGCTTTTCTTAAGCATTTTATTTCACACTTAGGTTTTGCCAAGCAAGCGGATGTCATTAAGTGGCTCAAAGACACTATTTGCAATGAATGTGTCAAGATGCCGTCAGATGTTATTGATAATAATAATAAATTTAAATTATTTTTAATAAAGTTGAGTCTATTTAGATTTATATTCAATTTTGTTGTTCCTTTGAAGAAAATGATTGTAAAACACTGA
- a CDS encoding glycosyltransferase family 2 protein, which yields MFDDSPLVSIVVPIFKVEQYLDKCIYSIVNQKYKNIEIILVDDGSPDRCPAMCDEWEKRDLRISVIHKDNGGLSDARNAGIRYASGKYVYCVDSDDVIDPSLVQCAVDTACRWNADVVMFKFSCMKEDGTAISSGNNDNGFIYPESCFSSEQILEWMWKEKIPNYAWSFLALRSIYVGSSIDYPKDRLMEDLATTYKIISSANKIALINDSLYFYRMRSGSILDKKSPQLVMDYVTSIEEISRYSEENYPSLFVTQNNWAIKNLYTSLIWSYNIKNQFSGNDYKITKKRILRIINEYIKKIPFNEISVTNKIEFILSKFGLLAMMSVISRHRHEN from the coding sequence ATGTTTGACGATTCACCACTCGTTTCAATTGTTGTTCCAATATTTAAAGTTGAACAGTATCTGGATAAGTGTATTTATTCCATTGTTAATCAAAAGTATAAAAATATAGAAATAATATTGGTGGACGATGGCTCTCCTGATCGTTGCCCCGCTATGTGTGATGAATGGGAAAAACGTGATTTACGAATTTCTGTTATCCATAAAGATAATGGTGGATTATCCGATGCGCGTAATGCAGGGATAAGGTACGCCTCAGGAAAGTATGTGTATTGCGTTGATTCTGACGATGTTATAGATCCGTCATTGGTGCAGTGCGCTGTAGATACTGCTTGTAGATGGAATGCTGATGTTGTTATGTTTAAGTTTTCCTGTATGAAAGAAGATGGGACGGCTATCTCATCAGGTAATAATGATAATGGTTTTATTTATCCGGAATCTTGTTTTTCTTCAGAGCAAATACTCGAATGGATGTGGAAAGAGAAAATACCGAACTACGCTTGGTCTTTCCTCGCATTAAGGAGTATTTATGTAGGATCTTCGATCGACTATCCTAAAGATAGACTGATGGAAGATCTGGCAACAACATACAAGATCATTTCTTCTGCGAACAAAATTGCATTAATTAATGATTCATTATATTTTTATCGTATGCGGAGCGGATCTATTCTTGACAAAAAAAGTCCACAATTGGTTATGGATTATGTGACAAGTATTGAAGAAATAAGTAGATATTCTGAAGAGAATTATCCGTCATTATTCGTGACCCAGAATAATTGGGCGATTAAAAATCTATATACAAGCTTAATTTGGTCATACAATATCAAGAATCAATTTTCTGGTAATGACTATAAAATTACTAAGAAAAGAATTTTACGGATAATAAACGAGTATATAAAAAAAATACCTTTTAATGAAATTAGTGTTACAAACAAAATTGAATTTATTCTTTCCAAGTTTGGACTATTGGCAATGATGTCTGTGATTTCTCGTCATCGTCATGAAAATTAA